ACTGCTTTTAAATTGAGCACAATAGTTAATCATGAATGATCAATACGTTGAAAACCATAGTATTGGTGATATCAACGCAGGGGTAAAAACAAGGAAAATGAAAGACGCATCCATCATAAAAGTCCAACAGGAATACATCAATAAAATTAAAGGGACAAAGGAAAAATATTACATAGTCCATCAAGATATGGAAATGGTAATCTTACCCAAAGTGTTTCCTCCCTATGTAGATAGTCATCTAATGATTGCTTCCATTGATATTCCTGATAATAGTGTAGTCCTGGACGCATGCTCCGGATCGGGGATTATCGCACTTCACGCCAGTAGGAAGGCAAAAATTGTATACGCTACCGATATCAATCGTCATGCAATTGAAAATATAAATGAAAATATTGCCCTTCATGGATTACATGATAAGGTAAAAGCATTTGAAGCAAATATTTTTCCACCTCATTCAGGTTTAAAATTTGATATCATAACCATAAATCCTCCGTATACCGATCACAAAGCACTTGATATCGTTGAAAAGTCAGTGTGGGATGAAGACCATAAATCATTAAAACATTTCTTTGGCAAGGTGTCAAGATACTTGACTAAGAATGGGAAAATCTATTTGGGTTGGGCAGATTTTGCCGATGTAAAAGTGATATCGAGCCTTTGCCAACAGCATCATTTAAAAGAAAGGATTGTTGGGGAAACAAATGACGATAAAAGTCTGTTTGTTGTTTTCGAAATCTCCAAAATGGACAATTTGTAATAGGGTCATAGGGTTGTTGGGATGCTACAAAAAAGGAGTGGGATTCTACTTGTCTGAATTTAAGGCAAGGGCACTATGGAGTTTAATTTACACGGGTAATTGGCGGGCAAGTAACAGCAATTGGCTATTTTTAAATCGATAAATCCCCGACCATTGGCAACAAACGGAAAAAATAACGTAACCAAAAATGAATAAAGAAGAAAAATCAAAAAAGGGAAAAGTAATCGGAGCAATTGTTGGAACAATTGCTTTTGCACTGTCTTACTATGGAGTGCAACAACTTTTTAAGAAAGATTTGGAATCTGAACTGAAAAATGCGGCGTTGGAATTAAATAAGCAGACACCAATGCAAATTGATCAATTCTCTAGATTGGATAGTGCCTCAACCAAGGGAAAAACCAATTTCATTTATCATTATACACTTTTTGACCTGGAAAAATCTGAAGTGAATTTGGACACTGTGAATAAATACATCAGACCAAACCTGATTGAAAACATAAAAAATAGTCCTGAGTTGAAAGTTTACAGGGATAATAATATCACTATGGACTATGAATATTATGATAAAAATGGAGCCTTTGTCACAAAGATTTCCGTGACACCAGAATTGTATAAATGATAAAAGTCCGTTGCCAACAAAGGTAATTGTAAGTAATTGTGTTCTTATCTAATTCTTAAGATCATCGTTGGGAAAGCTGAGGGATAAGTGGAATTTTAGCCTGGTGTATATTTGCAAAACTATGGGTTTACCTAAATTGCTATTCTTAACCGAGACTGTTATTCATAATTTGAGGGACTAACTCCAATTGAAAACGTTTTTTTTACTTT
The sequence above is a segment of the Muricauda sp. SCSIO 64092 genome. Coding sequences within it:
- a CDS encoding methyltransferase is translated as MNDQYVENHSIGDINAGVKTRKMKDASIIKVQQEYINKIKGTKEKYYIVHQDMEMVILPKVFPPYVDSHLMIASIDIPDNSVVLDACSGSGIIALHASRKAKIVYATDINRHAIENINENIALHGLHDKVKAFEANIFPPHSGLKFDIITINPPYTDHKALDIVEKSVWDEDHKSLKHFFGKVSRYLTKNGKIYLGWADFADVKVISSLCQQHHLKERIVGETNDDKSLFVVFEISKMDNL